Genomic window (Oryza sativa Japonica Group chromosome 3, ASM3414082v1):
TTCCACTGATTATCCGTACGTGTGCAGCTGGTAGTATATGCGGTTGTGCTACTAAACACCACAATGTCACCTAATTTTCAGATTGGGTTTTACGAGGGGCTAAATTCTCAATTTAAAAAGGTTGTTTATATCCGATTAGATGTAGAGACCGGGTAAAAATTATTATTctctaaataaataaataataataataaatgtcACCTAATTTTCAGCCCCTACTAATGCACTGAATTTTCAGGGATACGCACACAGCCGCACCGATTTGGCAGCAGTGCTGATGCGCCGCGCTGCCGCTGGTCCAGCTCTCGCCTCTCTGCACTGCGAGTCTGCGACGCAGGGAGGGAGCAGCAGACACATTGCCCGTTAATTTTCGTCAGAAAACAACAGCACAAAAATAAACGaagtaaaaaaatacaaataaaacttttttatatttatagctgaaaaataaactatcataaaaaataaaaatcaatatTTAATTGAGTTTAAAATCTATTTTTAGATAGTGCGTCGTTTCGATAGTGCGTCGTTTCTATCGATAAAGTAGGaattaaaatctaaattttagtttgaCTGATAAACAAAAACCAAACAATGAGCTGTAAAGAAGCGGGCAGATAACAGTTTCTTGCTGTGTGTGCTACTGTTTGCAAGGGTACAAGAGTAGCATTTTCTGGAGGGATGCAGATCATCTGCAGCAGTACTATTGATAGGCTGATATGTGAGTCCGGATCCATACATCAGTCCCTGCTACTGCACTAAACAGTACTGTAGAAAATCAACATTGTTTCTGGAGACATTGTTTTCTTATTCAGAATTCGAGCTCATGCATGTGATGGGACTTAGTGGAGGAAAATGATTAATTAAAACAACTTAGTGGAGAAAAATGATTAATTAAAACAAGCAGTTGATTACTTTATCTATCTTTTGTGCTTTTTGTCTGTAATATTGTTtgcttagggcctgtttagttggcaaaaaatTTTGTCCACgtatgtcacatcggatatatagatacatatttatattattaaacgtagtctaatgacaaaacaaattacagattctgtcaAGAAActatgagacgaatttattaaacctaattaattcgtcattagcaaatgtttactatagcacaacattgtcaaattatagcacaattaggcttaaaagattcgtctcgcaatttcctggcgaattgtgtaattggttttctttctacatttaatatttcatatatgtgtccaaatattcgatgtgacagcgtaaaaaattttgttttggaaCTCAACATGCCCTTAATATTATACTGCTGGTAGTGATTCTTTTGAGCCGTACAAAGCTTCTAATTAACCAAATCGAAGTTCTAGACAAGTTCACATGGCCAAGCCTGCTCTTCCCTGTTCTCTAGAATATTCCAAGGCGATATGGTGAATTAATTTTCCGCATTTTTCATATGCTCGTTGCTGAAATCTCTGTAAAATCAAAGCAAAAAAAACAGTGAAGAGATTTACCGTGTCAAGCAAATAGAGTTACAAGTTTATACGCGACAAATATATAAGTTGCGGCCGTGTAGAGTGTAGACCCAACATTCCAACAATTTTCACTATTCCTCATGTGTCTCAATTGCATAGGATTATTCATCAGTGTAGGTCAGTTCCCTTGTTTCTCTCCAACATGTCCATGTCATAGTGGATGCGTTTATATTTTTCAAGGAATTATTGATGCTTGGAATTGACCTTGCACTTGACAGGGAGCATGAACCTGAACATGAACTTGCTTTTCCAGGTAGCAGGCGTCCTACACATTTATCTTTCTTGCAAAAATAAAGCTTGGTAGACAGCAAGCTATGCTTTTATCTGAAATGTTCACGTCTTGTTCTAAAGTaattaagtatatttaacatatatttccTCCGTTCCTAAAAGATATTATTTTTAACATGACGGTTAATATATTAGATAATTGTTACAACACGACTACACCAATGCACTATCCCATTCTTTAACAACTGCTTTCCACTaaatttataaacaaatataataatgtttaaaataccaaattagttttattaaattagtaattgaatatattttcataatatatttgtatgggttgaaaatgttatttttttataagcttgatcaaatttgaaacaatttgattttgattaaaGTCAAAACAACCTACAAAATTTTTTCAGCATTTTTGTTGAATACATGATATTGGCATGAACTTTTAACAATTTTAGTATATGTATCTATACCGCTCACAAATCCATGGGAAATTCTCgtaccccccctccccccaacatATCGAGTCATTGATTGCAGACCATGTTACCAGTTAATGTTATGAAACCAGCACAAGTCattgaattaaaaaaatgatgctGAGAAAATCCCATCATAAACTACTTCcttcgttttaaaatattactacctctgtttcagaatataacaactttttagctataaatctagacacagttgtccagattcatagctaaaaatgcttatatttgggacggagggagtactatctaACACGTGATTgaatttgtccagattcattgttctAGGAAATATCCAATCACGTGCTAGGTAGCAATATTTTTGAATGGAGGAACTAAGAGCCATACTCAAAATCTTGAATTACAATATGATGAGAAGAACGGGACCATTTTACAATTGGCCTTTTTTATTTATTCAGAGCATGTACAAATAGTAGATTATAAACCAACTATAATCATACTTTAAGGAGACAATAGAGAAAAGAAGAGCACTAGATTATAGACTTATAGCCAGCTATAATATAGATTTCAAGACACAATGattgtatgacaggtgggaccatgcaTTAATAATGTAgcatatgtttataggtaactattatataTAAATTGGCTACTAAATTGATTATACATGATTTAGAGttagtagttagctatactattaaacttgctttttATTACTATGATTACTATAATGTACCCTCAAAGCGTGTAGATTCACGGAGGATATTTAGTTAGCCTGTCCTCtcacccaaaaaaataaaaataaaaatcgaACCCAAATTTAAAAGTCGTTTGGTAAAATTTATTAAGATGGTAATTAAATTAGTTGCGTCCCCACCGATAAATTTTGCCATAATAAAACTGACCCCCCTCGAGCCGCGGTGAGGGAAGCAGCAGCGGCGGAAGGcgagcgccaccaccaccctctccacctccgccaccaccaaaaTCCGCGCGGCGCCGCCCCAAAACCCTAATCCGCGCGGCCCACCGCATCCCGCGGCGCTCAGATCTAGGGCATCCCCCGGCGATGGCGGAGGCaagggcgacgaggcggcgggcggaggaggcggagatggaggcggaggcggggacggagggggacgacggcgacggtggcggcagcaGCGACTACACGTCGGAGGACGAGGGCACGGAGGACTACCGCCGGGGAGGGTACCACGCCGTCCGCGTCGGGGACTCGTTCAAGCAGGGCGCCTACGTCGTGCAGTCCAAGCTCGGATGGGGCCACTTCTCCACCGTCTGGCTCGCCTGGGACACCGGCCACTCCGTGCGTTCGAATCCcttttgccccccccccccccccttaaaTTTCCTCGTGGAATGGGCGTTCCCCCCTTTTCCCTTCCTAGATTCGTGATGATTTGTGGGAAATCTCGACCTGGATGCGTTTTAATCATCTGGTGTATTGCGGGCGGTTTCGTTTGTACCCGCAACCTGTTCGTTTTATTGCTTTGGTGGTATCATAATGGCTAATTTCGTTGTTAATGAGTACTGTTTTATTCGTTAATCCCACCATCATCATACACGAAATGTATCTGTTCTTATATACCCTTTGTGTTTCTGAATTTGTTGGTTATATATATGCAGAGATATGTGGCGCTGAAGGTGCAGAAGAGTGCACAGCACTACACAGAGGCGGCCATGGATGAGATCAAGATCTTGAAGCAGATTGCCGATGGTGATCCTGATGACTCTCGGTGCGTCGTTAAGCTTCTTGACCACTTCAAGCACTCGGGGCCTAATGGGAACCATGTGTGCATGGTGTTTGAGTTTCTTGGTGATAATTTGCTGACCCTGATAAAGTACACGGATTACCATGGAATTCCACTTCCCATGGTTAAGGAGATATGCCGACATGTGCTCATTGGCCTTGACTATCTCCACCGCACACTTTCAATCATTCACACTGACCTTAAGCCTGAGAATATATTGCTTGAATCCACTATTGATCCCTCGAAGGACCCCCGGAAATCAGGTGTGCCGCTGGTGGCACCTTCTGCAAGAACTGATGATCCTCCTCCAAAGGCACATGCACCATCAGTGAATGGTGGTCTCACCAGGAACCAAAAGAAGAAGATTCGGAGGAAAGCCAAGCGTGCAGCCGCTGCAACTTCAGAAGGAAGTGGGACTGTTGCATCTGGGGAGACGGATGGGTCAGATGATAGGGGAAATTTGAGTACGGCAAACGAGGGTAGTCCGAATCAGGATGGAGACAAGAAAGAAGAAGGTGAAGGGAGTAGACGGGGTAGCAAAGGGACCAGGAAAAAAATGGCATTGGAGGCTGACCTGAAGTGCAAACTGGTAGACTTCGGAAATGCATGTTGGACATACAAACAGTTTACAAGTGATATCCAAACAAGGCAATACAGATGCCCTGAGGTGATACTGGGATCCAAGTATTCTACATCTGCTGACTTGTGGTCCTTTGCATGCATATGCTTTGAGCTTGCCACAGGAGATGTGCTATTTGATCCGCACAGTGGTGACAGTTATGACAGGGATGAGGTATGTCTATTTATTTCTTT
Coding sequences:
- the LOC4334107 gene encoding uncharacterized protein, with protein sequence MAEARATRRRAEEAEMEAEAGTEGDDGDGGGSSDYTSEDEGTEDYRRGGYHAVRVGDSFKQGAYVVQSKLGWGHFSTVWLAWDTGHSRYVALKVQKSAQHYTEAAMDEIKILKQIADGDPDDSRCVVKLLDHFKHSGPNGNHVCMVFEFLGDNLLTLIKYTDYHGIPLPMVKEICRHVLIGLDYLHRTLSIIHTDLKPENILLESTIDPSKDPRKSGVPLVAPSARTDDPPPKAHAPSVNGGLTRNQKKKIRRKAKRAAAATSEGSGTVASGETDGSDDRGNLSTANEGSPNQDGDKKEEGEGSRRGSKGTRKKMALEADLKCKLVDFGNACWTYKQFTSDIQTRQYRCPEVILGSKYSTSADLWSFACICFELATGDVLFDPHSGDSYDRDEDHLALMMELLGMMPRKIALGGRYSREFFNRYGDLRHIRRLRFWPLNKVLVEKYEFSDIDANGMAEFLVPILDFVPEKRPSAAQLLQHPWLDVGPLRRQPKRPSDLTQNSSDDGVSEKQRIENEERDAMAVNLGNIAIDGASSKTTEDPQASTMQNKTNATPAKSSGEVRRFAFGTTARYALHAVNRKLAPGAPAALHVEAVKDGEEPVSFGPAAPLADYGDGWKLQTITEQDAPGYYQTPASDTRRDDTKQSAKNPRDQETMAAYITKIVLAFVFIFLLGGLFTYLLETLPDMFQPASEPQPL